The Gammaproteobacteria bacterium genome window below encodes:
- a CDS encoding putative Chemotaxis signal transduction protein (Evidence 3 : Putative function from multiple computational evidences), with amino-acid sequence MSGMLIFDVADATFALSLDLVREVLPLPALSQPPGLPSLIEGFFNLRGQAVAVLRLDRILGREGSKPSFYAPIILLQARGGLLTLLVDRVRGIVEVNPTTLRAIPDRDTFNGCITAEFSADGTSVLLLAFDRVLLEEEQQSLVEHQAAAARRLTALNQDAAEATE; translated from the coding sequence ATGTCGGGCATGTTGATCTTCGATGTGGCGGATGCAACGTTTGCCCTATCATTGGACCTAGTCCGAGAGGTGTTACCGTTGCCAGCCCTGAGCCAACCACCGGGGTTGCCCTCATTAATCGAGGGGTTCTTCAACCTACGCGGCCAAGCAGTAGCGGTGTTGCGCCTCGACCGTATCCTCGGTCGTGAGGGTTCGAAACCGTCTTTTTACGCGCCGATCATCCTACTACAGGCCCGTGGTGGCCTGCTCACCCTGCTGGTGGACCGAGTACGCGGCATCGTCGAGGTCAATCCCACCACGCTGCGGGCGATCCCCGACCGCGATACCTTCAACGGCTGTATAACTGCGGAATTTTCCGCCGACGGGACCTCAGTACTGCTTCTAGCCTTCGATCGAGTGCTGTTGGAAGAGGAACAACAGAGTCTGGTGGAGCACCAAGCGGCTGCGGCCCGACGGCTGACGGCCCTCAACCAAGACGCCGCAGAGGCCACGGAATGA
- a CDS encoding chemotaxis protein methyltransferase CheR — protein sequence MMPDVTPMALATLDPGFQPLKAYIIAATGLAYYADKEDALAERILRRFVHCKITDCTTYLNLLSRSDSKSAIELDALTGELTIGETYFFRYPEQFEALRTKILPECLERNRQHRRLRIWSAGCATGAEPYSVAILIKELLGSQLSSWTVTLIATDINRDFLTVAQQGCYSNWALRALSEEQIAAYFVIERSSWRLREEFREMVTFLYHNLITLRAGIGATDGMSGFDLILCRNVLIYFNREAIQTLLPHLAERLVDDGWLLVGHSEPNEDFGRVFQTVSAPGTTLYRKGTPNILFSDLSSLFSSTNESIAPVVDLPNFPPLPSFVPSSPIPTPAPRLPSVLDTQSRVLPRLRRTNERITKTAGEEASTDVSLTTVITLANRGAWNEARRACNQLLKSEIRNPAAHYYSALIDYHLSNLDKAEQSCRKAIYLDRTFVMAHFQLGTILSERGDEVGTRKAFDNTLRVLRGLTDDAILPEGDGLNAAGLRNLVQLHLKGRVPSS from the coding sequence ATGATGCCTGACGTTACCCCTATGGCGCTGGCAACGCTCGATCCGGGTTTCCAACCACTAAAGGCGTACATCATTGCGGCCACTGGCTTGGCCTACTACGCCGACAAAGAAGATGCCTTGGCCGAGCGGATCTTGCGCCGCTTCGTTCACTGCAAAATAACCGACTGCACCACCTATCTCAATCTACTTTCCAGGTCCGATTCCAAAAGCGCCATCGAGTTGGATGCCCTAACCGGTGAATTAACGATTGGTGAGACTTATTTTTTTCGTTATCCAGAACAGTTTGAGGCACTGCGTACCAAGATCCTCCCGGAGTGCCTAGAACGCAACCGCCAGCATCGCCGCTTACGGATTTGGTCCGCAGGATGCGCCACCGGGGCCGAACCCTATTCCGTTGCCATTCTTATAAAGGAACTTCTCGGGTCCCAATTGTCAAGTTGGACGGTAACCCTGATCGCCACCGATATCAACCGCGACTTTCTCACCGTAGCCCAACAAGGCTGTTATAGCAATTGGGCGTTACGAGCATTGTCCGAGGAACAAATCGCCGCATATTTCGTTATTGAGCGAAGCTCCTGGCGGCTGCGTGAAGAATTCCGCGAGATGGTAACCTTCCTATATCACAATCTGATTACACTCCGCGCAGGTATTGGCGCCACTGACGGGATGAGTGGATTTGATCTCATCCTGTGCCGAAATGTTCTAATCTATTTCAATCGCGAAGCCATTCAAACACTTTTGCCACATCTCGCAGAGCGATTGGTTGATGATGGTTGGTTGTTGGTTGGCCATTCTGAGCCTAATGAAGATTTTGGGCGCGTATTTCAAACGGTAAGCGCACCAGGAACTACGCTTTATCGTAAAGGTACCCCAAATATCCTATTTTCGGATCTATCGTCTCTGTTCAGTAGCACCAACGAATCGATCGCCCCCGTCGTGGACCTACCAAACTTCCCACCGTTACCATCATTCGTTCCATCGTCCCCGATTCCAACACCAGCACCACGTCTCCCCTCCGTTCTTGACACCCAATCAAGAGTTCTTCCGCGCTTGCGTAGAACTAATGAACGAATCACTAAAACAGCAGGGGAAGAGGCAAGCACAGACGTTTCGCTGACAACTGTGATTACGTTGGCCAACCGTGGCGCCTGGAATGAAGCGCGCCGCGCCTGTAACCAGTTGTTGAAATCAGAGATTCGCAATCCAGCGGCACATTACTATTCGGCGTTGATTGATTATCATCTCTCCAACCTAGATAAAGCTGAACAATCTTGTCGCAAGGCAATTTACCTGGATCGAACCTTTGTAATGGCCCACTTTCAGCTAGGTACAATCTTGAGCGAACGTGGTGATGAGGTTGGTACTCGCAAAGCGTTTGATAATACCCTGCGCGTCTTACGCGGACTCACCGACGATGCCATTTTGCCTGAAGGAGACGGACTGAATGCGGCAGGACTACGGAATCTGGTCCAACTTCATCTCAAAGGACGTGTCCCATCATCATAA
- the polA gene encoding DNA polymerase I, producing MSFLSTQVSSSGITSLVLVDGSSYLFRAFHALPPLANSRGEPTGAVFGVVNMLRKLFAERSPERFAVVFDAPGPTFRDNLYPAYKANRPAMPGELVAQIEPLHDLVRAMGFPLIMMEGVEADDVIATLATQARAQGLTTVIVTGDKDFAQLVDEHITLFDTMKNVAMDRSGVIAKFGVPPERIVDYLTLMGDSVDNVPGVPGVGPKTAVKWIAEYGSLDELIKRAPEVKGKVGENLRTALPQLALARQLVTVRCDVALPVGLTDLQPQPQNPTILKNLLLRLEFRNWVGELQKSLANDAPPPINPPAPASSVPTSTTSATVGSLVPETETPPTILKRHYHTVWTLEELDTWIERLRGAKLFAFDTETTALDYTQARIVGVSFAVEAGEAAYVPLAHCDLSAPPQLNRDQVLTRLKPLLEDPNHPKLGHNLKYDMSVLANHEIRLRGIRHDSMLESYILDSTITRHDMDSLALKFLGERTIHYEDVVGKGSKQISFDQVPVERAAEYAAEDADITLRLHHQLWPRLEAEERLREVYETIEVPLIPVLSRIERHGVLIDTALLRAQSRELAVRLSELEQTCHRVAGSVFNLASPKQIQEILFERMKIPVLERTPTGQPSTAESVLEQLAPDYEFPRLLLIHRGLAKLRSTYTERLPEQVNSVTGRVHTSFHQAVAATGRLSSVDPNLQNIPVRTPEGRRIRAAFIAPPGCRLISADYSQIELRIMAHLSGDPGLVAAFAEGRDVHRATAAEVFDVSLEQVTDEQRRAAKAINFGLLYGMSAFGLARQLGIERSAAQRYVDLYFARYAGVRRFMDDIRTSARVQGFVETIYGRRLYLLEINARNRQRRDYAERTAINAPMQGSAADIIKRAMIRVDDWLATTGIAARMVLQVHDELVLEVAEAEVPTVCQQVREIMAGAAQLAVPLEVDVGVGNNWDEAH from the coding sequence ATGTCATTTCTTTCCACGCAGGTTTCGTCTTCGGGTATTACGTCTTTGGTCTTAGTGGATGGATCGTCCTATTTATTTCGTGCCTTCCATGCCCTGCCGCCTTTGGCTAATTCACGAGGAGAACCAACCGGTGCAGTTTTTGGTGTGGTGAACATGCTCCGCAAACTCTTTGCTGAACGTTCACCAGAACGATTCGCTGTGGTATTTGACGCCCCTGGACCTACCTTTCGTGACAATTTGTACCCGGCCTATAAGGCCAACCGTCCCGCCATGCCCGGGGAATTGGTTGCCCAGATCGAACCATTGCATGATCTGGTGCGGGCGATGGGGTTCCCGCTAATTATGATGGAAGGAGTGGAGGCCGACGATGTTATCGCTACCCTCGCCACCCAGGCCCGCGCTCAGGGATTGACAACGGTAATTGTGACGGGTGACAAAGATTTTGCTCAATTGGTGGATGAACACATTACTTTATTCGACACTATGAAGAATGTGGCGATGGATCGCTCGGGAGTAATCGCTAAATTCGGGGTGCCTCCCGAACGTATTGTGGATTATCTCACCTTGATGGGCGATAGCGTGGATAACGTCCCGGGCGTGCCGGGGGTGGGACCCAAGACCGCAGTCAAATGGATTGCTGAGTATGGCTCTTTGGATGAACTTATCAAACGTGCCCCAGAAGTCAAGGGAAAGGTTGGCGAGAATCTACGCACGGCCTTGCCTCAATTGGCGCTTGCCCGCCAACTCGTTACGGTCCGTTGTGATGTGGCGCTACCCGTGGGCCTAACCGATCTTCAGCCTCAACCCCAGAACCCGACAATCCTCAAGAATCTGTTGTTGCGTCTGGAATTTCGTAATTGGGTGGGTGAGCTACAGAAATCCTTGGCGAATGATGCGCCTCCACCAATCAATCCTCCTGCGCCTGCGTCATCTGTGCCCACGTCCACCACCTCGGCAACTGTTGGGTCGCTGGTCCCTGAAACGGAGACGCCACCCACAATTCTGAAGCGCCACTATCATACGGTGTGGACGCTAGAGGAATTGGATACCTGGATTGAGCGTCTCAGGGGGGCCAAACTCTTTGCCTTTGATACCGAAACCACGGCCCTTGATTACACCCAGGCGCGGATTGTCGGTGTTTCTTTCGCGGTGGAAGCGGGTGAGGCGGCCTATGTACCGCTTGCCCACTGTGATCTGAGTGCCCCGCCTCAACTTAATCGTGATCAGGTTTTGACGCGACTCAAACCCCTATTAGAAGACCCCAACCATCCCAAACTCGGCCATAACCTCAAATACGATATGAGCGTATTGGCCAATCACGAGATTCGCCTACGCGGCATTCGCCATGATTCCATGCTCGAATCCTATATCTTGGACAGTACCATAACTCGTCATGATATGGATTCGCTGGCGCTGAAATTTCTGGGTGAGCGTACTATTCACTATGAGGACGTGGTCGGCAAAGGTAGTAAGCAGATCTCTTTTGATCAGGTCCCGGTGGAACGCGCCGCTGAATATGCGGCCGAAGATGCCGACATTACGCTACGCCTTCATCATCAATTATGGCCACGTCTGGAGGCGGAGGAACGCCTGCGAGAGGTCTATGAAACAATCGAGGTTCCGTTGATTCCGGTACTCTCGCGCATCGAGCGTCATGGCGTACTTATCGACACGGCCCTTCTCCGTGCGCAATCTCGGGAATTGGCGGTGCGTTTGTCGGAGTTAGAACAGACCTGTCATCGTGTAGCGGGGAGCGTTTTTAATCTTGCCTCGCCCAAACAGATCCAGGAAATTCTCTTCGAGCGCATGAAGATCCCGGTCTTGGAACGTACCCCAACCGGGCAGCCCTCGACTGCCGAATCGGTGTTAGAACAACTCGCCCCGGATTATGAATTTCCTCGCCTGTTGCTGATCCACCGTGGACTGGCCAAATTGCGATCTACCTATACCGAGCGTCTGCCGGAGCAGGTTAATTCGGTTACTGGTCGAGTTCATACCAGTTTTCACCAGGCGGTAGCGGCCACAGGACGTTTATCCTCGGTGGATCCGAATCTCCAGAATATCCCGGTACGTACCCCGGAGGGGCGACGGATTCGTGCTGCTTTTATTGCACCACCTGGTTGTCGATTGATCTCTGCGGATTATTCTCAGATTGAATTGCGCATTATGGCGCATCTTTCTGGTGACCCTGGATTGGTGGCGGCCTTTGCAGAAGGGCGTGATGTTCATCGTGCTACCGCCGCCGAGGTCTTTGATGTCTCTCTGGAGCAAGTCACCGACGAGCAACGTCGCGCCGCGAAGGCCATTAATTTTGGCCTGCTCTATGGAATGTCAGCCTTCGGTTTGGCGCGACAACTCGGTATTGAGCGTAGTGCCGCGCAACGTTATGTAGACCTCTATTTTGCTCGTTATGCTGGGGTGCGGCGTTTCATGGATGATATTCGGACCAGTGCACGGGTACAGGGCTTCGTCGAGACTATTTACGGTCGACGCTTATATCTACTCGAGATTAATGCGCGTAACCGCCAACGTCGCGATTATGCCGAGCGTACCGCGATCAATGCCCCAATGCAGGGCAGTGCCGCTGATATTATCAAGCGCGCCATGATCCGAGTTGATGATTGGTTAGCGACAACGGGTATCGCGGCACGTATGGTATTGCAAGTCCACGACGAATTGGTACTCGAAGTAGCGGAGGCAGAGGTACCAACAGTGTGCCAGCAGGTGCGGGAAATCATGGCAGGTGCGGCACAGCTAGCCGTACCCTTGGAGGTAGACGTAGGTGTGGGAAATAATTGGGATGAGGCCCATTGA
- a CDS encoding hypothetical protein (Evidence 5 : Unknown function), with the protein MWEDYFRNRSYRLAEGVDLARIAREHELTGGAIINILRYACLKAVVRDPQEVRAEDLFAGIRRELYKEGKFVSGG; encoded by the coding sequence TTGTGGGAGGACTACTTTCGAAATCGTTCCTATCGTTTGGCGGAGGGGGTGGACCTGGCGCGGATCGCACGGGAACACGAATTGACCGGAGGGGCAATCATTAACATCTTGCGCTATGCCTGCTTAAAAGCGGTGGTGCGTGACCCCCAAGAAGTACGTGCCGAAGATCTCTTCGCAGGGATTCGTAGAGAATTGTACAAGGAGGGGAAATTTGTGAGTGGTGGATAA
- a CDS encoding cupin 2 domain-containing protein gives MYRDNLFTNLLAEMPTHLPEELFQNILVRPNLRIERILSHGHASPEGFWYDQEQHECVVLLQGAARLQIEDGWVDLKLFDFLNIPAHQRHRVEWTTPEESTIWLAIYYGDCL, from the coding sequence ATGTATCGCGATAATTTATTTACTAACCTTCTGGCTGAGATGCCTACCCATCTGCCCGAGGAATTATTTCAGAATATTCTGGTTAGGCCCAATCTGCGCATCGAGCGGATTCTTTCCCACGGTCACGCATCGCCTGAGGGTTTTTGGTACGATCAAGAACAGCACGAATGTGTTGTCCTTTTGCAAGGGGCTGCTCGATTACAGATTGAGGATGGTTGGGTAGATCTGAAGCTCTTTGACTTCCTGAATATTCCAGCCCACCAACGCCACCGCGTCGAATGGACAACGCCAGAGGAATCGACAATTTGGTTGGCAATATATTATGGAGATTGTCTGTAA
- a CDS encoding phospholipid/cholesterol/gamma-HCH transport system ATP-binding protein — protein sequence MRQDYGIWSNFISKDVSHHHNAAMDPLNHSFPMPSAILATAGERPAIAIRGLHTCFGDQIIHRNLDLTIARGEVFAIVGGSGTGKSTLLREIILLQRPSHGSVRVFDEEIWTLGERAAHRLRRRFGMMFQHGALFGGLTVAENVMVPLREHTRLPVPLMAELAALKISLVGLPPEAGSKYPSQLSGGMVKRAAIARALALDPDLLFLDEPTAGLDPQGAAALDELVLQLRELLGLTIIIVTHDLDTLWRVTDQVAVLGEQQVLAQASMAALSSLEHPLIRAYFTGPRARAAVID from the coding sequence ATGCGGCAGGACTACGGAATCTGGTCCAACTTCATCTCAAAGGACGTGTCCCATCATCATAATGCCGCCATGGATCCCCTAAATCATTCGTTTCCAATGCCCTCAGCGATTCTCGCAACGGCTGGTGAGCGACCCGCAATTGCAATTCGTGGGCTTCATACCTGTTTCGGGGATCAGATTATTCACCGCAATTTAGATCTCACCATCGCTCGGGGTGAAGTGTTTGCTATTGTCGGGGGGAGTGGCACTGGTAAATCTACCTTGCTGCGCGAGATTATCCTATTGCAACGCCCCAGCCACGGCTCGGTGCGGGTCTTCGATGAAGAAATATGGACTCTTGGCGAACGTGCGGCGCATCGTCTACGTCGCCGCTTTGGGATGATGTTTCAACACGGTGCACTATTTGGTGGTCTAACGGTGGCGGAGAACGTAATGGTGCCATTACGCGAGCATACTCGTCTCCCCGTCCCATTGATGGCCGAATTAGCGGCCCTCAAGATCTCCTTGGTGGGTCTGCCACCAGAGGCGGGTTCCAAATATCCGAGTCAGCTTTCGGGGGGGATGGTGAAACGTGCTGCGATTGCCCGTGCGTTGGCCTTGGATCCAGATCTATTATTCCTGGATGAACCCACCGCAGGATTAGACCCTCAAGGAGCCGCTGCGTTGGATGAGTTGGTATTACAGTTAAGGGAATTGCTGGGGCTAACGATAATTATCGTCACCCACGACCTCGATACACTGTGGCGAGTGACGGATCAGGTGGCGGTATTGGGAGAACAACAAGTATTAGCCCAGGCATCGATGGCAGCATTATCCTCTCTGGAGCATCCCCTAATCCGTGCCTATTTCACTGGCCCACGTGCCCGTGCAGCGGTAATTGATTGA